From the genome of Triticum aestivum cultivar Chinese Spring chromosome 3B, IWGSC CS RefSeq v2.1, whole genome shotgun sequence, one region includes:
- the LOC123070031 gene encoding regulator of telomere elongation helicase 1 homolog isoform X4 — MPVYRIRGVDVDFPYDAYDCQITYMDRVLQSLQQGNNALLESPTGTGKTLCLLCSTLAWRRTFGEFLRGGGGGGGGGGSQPSGSQQSGASATQSSSYPVIIYASRTHSQLRQVIKELKATSYRPKMAVLGSREQMCIHEEVSKLQGKAQNNGCHYLCKKRLCRHNNIVTDYMKNNTEIGSEPFDIEDLVNIGRTKGPCPYYISRELSKSVDILFAPYNYLIDPGNRRSLTGISWDNAVLIFDEAHNLESICADAASFDLLTSNLTSCITEAQECIQLCSFKRSIENSAEKQFDPENYAILKALLMALEKKIGELVIDSKELGYTKPGSYIYEFLSELNITSETSKKLIEIIDSASLLLEEGNSGETKAGVKAKSTVSRLETIRDMLDIIFKGGGQNHAKYYSFHVNESSRQTSGDSLQVFGKASRTLSWWCFNPGLAMEEFLKLGVRSIILTSGTLSPLDSLAMELNLEFPVRLENPHVISQDQIWVGVVPVGPSGHPLNSSYRTRETVKYKQELGTVIVNFARIVPDGLLVFFPSYSMMDKCIDYWKNRNHEHSVDDSTIWQRMCKHKQPVIEPRQSSNFPNAIEDYEAKLRDPSTFGAIFFAVCRGKVSEGLDFADRAGRAVIVTGMPFSTPTDPKVRLKREYLDKQAKPSNKNPKTLTGEEWYVQQAARAVNQAVGRVIRHRHDYGAIIYCDERFVWPNYQSQMSYWLKPYIKCYSKYGEVVQTLTRFFRDKVCVDPKEMDCNDSVTPPADKCLPQEILSDSPATAVNEHRGTTASLNATTRKNNYMKFTQITPANRTTLPMKHGCSTSSQLASSRGQFSQDSQVVDLTDNATMHGQLKEHTLKSMRLKKAKIADVSSQLKHNVESRALTGNRGQQSTPPSKRSTIEQACEKNEAIQERCGGQESTTGPAFLKLAREKLSTAEYGEFVEFMKALKLKTMHIKDSLEAIAKLFSSPGRLTLLEGFRVFVSKNHLPLYEQLVRKYTMANT; from the exons ATGCCGGTCTACCGCATCCGCGGCGTGGACGTCGACTTCCCCTACGATGCCTACGATTGCCAGATCACCTACATGGACCGCGTTCTCCAGTCACTGCAACAG GGTAATAACGCGCTGCTCGAGAGCCCGACGGGGACGGGGAAGACGCTCTGCCTGCTCTGCTCCACGCTCGCTTGGCGGCGCACCTTCGGGGAGTTTctgcggggcggtggcggcggtgggggCGGGGGAGGCAGCCAGCCATCAGGGAGCCAGCAGTCTGGGGCATCCGCGACCCAGTCATCGTCGTACCCCGTGATTATCTATGCCTCCCGGACGCATAGCCAGCTCCGGCAGGTGATCAAGGAGCTCAAGGCCACCAGCTACAG GCCGAAAATGGCAGTGCTGGGCTCCCGTGAGCAGATGTGCATCCATGAAGAAGTGAGCAAACTCCAGGGAAAAGCACAGAACAATGGTTGCCACTACCTCTGCAAGAAGCGCTTGTGCCGTCATAACAACATTGTCACTG ATTACATGAAAAACAACACCGAGATTGGGAGTGAGCCTTTTGACATTGAAGACTTGGTTAATATTGGGAGAACCAAGGGACC TTGCCCATATTACATTTCCCGGGAGCTTTCCAAGTCGGTTGATATTTTATTTGCTCCTTATAACTATCTCATTGATCCGGGAAATCGGCGTTCCTTAACTGGCATATCATGGGACAATGCAGTACTTATATTTGATGAGGCACACAATCTG GAGAGTATATGTGCAGATGCTGCCTCTTTTGACTTGCTTACCAGCAACCTCACTTCTTGCATCACGGAAGCTCAAGAATGCATCCAATTGTGTTCATTCAAGAGGTCCATTGAAAACTCTGCTGAAAAACAATTTGACCCAGAAAACTATGCTATCCTCAAAG CTCTTTTAATGGCACTTGAAAAAAAAATCGGTGAGCTTGTAATTGATTCCAAGGAGCTGGGTTACACAAAGCCTGGGAGTTACATATACGAGTTCCTCTCTGAACTGAATATTACGTCTGAAACATCCAAAAAGCTTATTGAGATTATCGATAGTGCTTCTCTACTGCTCGAGGAAG GAAATTCTGGTGAAACTAAAGCTGGTGTTAAGGCAAAATCTACTGTGTCTAGATTGGAAACAATTAGAGATATGCTTGACATAATATTTAAGGGTGGTGGTCAAAACCATGCGAAGTATTATAGT TTTCATGTGAATGAATCATCTCGACAGACATCTGGTGACTCATTGCAAGTTTTCG GTAAGGCTTCAAGGACTCTTAGTTGGTGGTGTTTTAACCCAGGGCTTGCTATGGAGGAATTTCTGAAGTTGGGTGTACGCTCCATTATTTTAACTTCTGGAACTTTATCTCCCTTAGACTCGCTTGCCATGGAATTAAACCT TGAGTTCCCTGTCAGGCTAGAGAATCCTCATGTCATTTCTCAAGATCAAATCTGGGTTGGAGTTGTGCCTGTGGGGCCATCAGGACACCCACTTAATTCTTCTTATCGGACACGTGAGACTGTAAAATACAAACAAGAATTGGGCACTGTTATAG TTAATTTTGCCCGTATTGTGCCAGATGGTCTCCTTGTTTTCTTTCCTTCATATTCTATGATGGACAAGTGTATCGACTACTGGAAAAATAGG AACCATGAACATTCAGTGGATGATAGCACAATATGGCAGAGAATGTGCAAGCATAAGCAGCCAGTTATAGAGCCTAGGCAGTCTTCAAACTTCCCAAATGCAATTGAG GATTATGAGGCCAAATTACGCGATCCTTCTACTTTTGGGGCAATTTTTTTCGCAGTTTGTCGCGGCAAA GTTAGTGAGGGTCTTGATTTTGCTGACCGTGCTGGGAGAGCTGTAATAGTTACTGGAATGCCCTTCTCCACCCCGACTGATCCTAAG GTTCGGCTCAAGCGTGAGTATTTGGATAAGCAGGCTAAACCATCTAACAAAAACCCAAAG ACTTTGACAGGAGAGGAGTGGTATGTACAACAAGCAGCAAGGGCTGTCAATCAGGCTGTTGGACGCGTCATCAGACATCGCCATGACTATGGAGCAATTATTTACTGTGACGAAAG GTTTGTGTGGCCAAATTACCAATCCCAGATGTCCTACTGGCTCAAACCTTATATAAAG TGCTACTCTAAGTATGGGGAAGTAGTTCAAACATTGACAAGATTTTTCCGGGATAAAGTTTGTGTAGACCCAAAAGAGATGGACTGTAATG ATAGCGTTACACCGCCTGCAGACAAATGTCTGCCGCAGGAGATTCTATCTGACTCG CCTGCCACAGCAGTAAATGAGCACCGGGGAACTACAGCATCATTGAATGCAACCACCAGAAAAAACAACTATATGAAGTTTACCCAGATCACTCCTGCCAATCGCACTACCCTTCCTATGAAACATGGCTGTTCCACTTCTTCACAGCTCGCATCCTCAAGGGGCCAATTTTCTCAGGATTCTCAGGTTGTTGATTTGACCGATAATGCGACCATGCATGGACAATTGAAGGAACATACCTTAAAGTCTATGAGGCTTAAGAAGGCTAAAATAGCAGATGTCTCTTCACAATTGAAACATAATGTTGAGTCGAGAGCTTTGACTGGAAACCGAGGTCAACAATCTACACCTCCATCAAAAAGAAGTACCATTGAACAAGCATGTGAAAAGAATGAGGCTATTCAAGAAAGATGTGGAGGCCAGGAATCTACTACTGGACCGGCCTTCTTGAAGCTG GCTCGAGAAAAGCTCAGTACTGCAGAGTATGGAGAGTTTGTTGAATTTATGAAGGCCTTAAAATTGAAAACCATGCACATCAAAGACTCACTAGAAGCAATAGCGAAACTGTTTTCTTCTCCAGGGCGACTCACACTTCTTGAAGG GTTCAGGGTCTTCGTTTCTAAGAATCATCTTCCATTATATGAGCAGCTTGTTCGAAAATATACCATGGCTAATACATAA
- the LOC123070031 gene encoding regulator of telomere elongation helicase 1 homolog isoform X1: MPVYRIRGVDVDFPYDAYDCQITYMDRVLQSLQQVANQSQKPQHQTLPRAAHSSISSYSFSLHLLIDVQGNNALLESPTGTGKTLCLLCSTLAWRRTFGEFLRGGGGGGGGGGSQPSGSQQSGASATQSSSYPVIIYASRTHSQLRQVIKELKATSYRPKMAVLGSREQMCIHEEVSKLQGKAQNNGCHYLCKKRLCRHNNIVTDYMKNNTEIGSEPFDIEDLVNIGRTKGPCPYYISRELSKSVDILFAPYNYLIDPGNRRSLTGISWDNAVLIFDEAHNLESICADAASFDLLTSNLTSCITEAQECIQLCSFKRSIENSAEKQFDPENYAILKGYSKFSHHLPFSLMIVKVSFPHVNSGTLFPALLMALEKKIGELVIDSKELGYTKPGSYIYEFLSELNITSETSKKLIEIIDSASLLLEEGNSGETKAGVKAKSTVSRLETIRDMLDIIFKGGGQNHAKYYSFHVNESSRQTSGDSLQVFGKASRTLSWWCFNPGLAMEEFLKLGVRSIILTSGTLSPLDSLAMELNLEFPVRLENPHVISQDQIWVGVVPVGPSGHPLNSSYRTRETVKYKQELGTVIVNFARIVPDGLLVFFPSYSMMDKCIDYWKNRNHEHSVDDSTIWQRMCKHKQPVIEPRQSSNFPNAIEDYEAKLRDPSTFGAIFFAVCRGKVSEGLDFADRAGRAVIVTGMPFSTPTDPKVRLKREYLDKQAKPSNKNPKTLTGEEWYVQQAARAVNQAVGRVIRHRHDYGAIIYCDERFVWPNYQSQMSYWLKPYIKCYSKYGEVVQTLTRFFRDKVCVDPKEMDCNDSVTPPADKCLPQEILSDSPATAVNEHRGTTASLNATTRKNNYMKFTQITPANRTTLPMKHGCSTSSQLASSRGQFSQDSQVVDLTDNATMHGQLKEHTLKSMRLKKAKIADVSSQLKHNVESRALTGNRGQQSTPPSKRSTIEQACEKNEAIQERCGGQESTTGPAFLKLAREKLSTAEYGEFVEFMKALKLKTMHIKDSLEAIAKLFSSPGRLTLLEGFRVFVSKNHLPLYEQLVRKYTMANT; the protein is encoded by the exons ATGCCGGTCTACCGCATCCGCGGCGTGGACGTCGACTTCCCCTACGATGCCTACGATTGCCAGATCACCTACATGGACCGCGTTCTCCAGTCACTGCAACAGGTGGCTAACCAATCCCAAAAACCCCAGCACCAAACCCTACCCCGCGCCGCCCATTCCTCCATTTCTTCTTACTCGTTTTCACTTCATCTCCTTATCGATGTACAGGGTAATAACGCGCTGCTCGAGAGCCCGACGGGGACGGGGAAGACGCTCTGCCTGCTCTGCTCCACGCTCGCTTGGCGGCGCACCTTCGGGGAGTTTctgcggggcggtggcggcggtgggggCGGGGGAGGCAGCCAGCCATCAGGGAGCCAGCAGTCTGGGGCATCCGCGACCCAGTCATCGTCGTACCCCGTGATTATCTATGCCTCCCGGACGCATAGCCAGCTCCGGCAGGTGATCAAGGAGCTCAAGGCCACCAGCTACAG GCCGAAAATGGCAGTGCTGGGCTCCCGTGAGCAGATGTGCATCCATGAAGAAGTGAGCAAACTCCAGGGAAAAGCACAGAACAATGGTTGCCACTACCTCTGCAAGAAGCGCTTGTGCCGTCATAACAACATTGTCACTG ATTACATGAAAAACAACACCGAGATTGGGAGTGAGCCTTTTGACATTGAAGACTTGGTTAATATTGGGAGAACCAAGGGACC TTGCCCATATTACATTTCCCGGGAGCTTTCCAAGTCGGTTGATATTTTATTTGCTCCTTATAACTATCTCATTGATCCGGGAAATCGGCGTTCCTTAACTGGCATATCATGGGACAATGCAGTACTTATATTTGATGAGGCACACAATCTG GAGAGTATATGTGCAGATGCTGCCTCTTTTGACTTGCTTACCAGCAACCTCACTTCTTGCATCACGGAAGCTCAAGAATGCATCCAATTGTGTTCATTCAAGAGGTCCATTGAAAACTCTGCTGAAAAACAATTTGACCCAGAAAACTATGCTATCCTCAAAGGTTACTCAAAGTTCTCACATCATTTACCTTTCAGTTTGATGATTGTGAAAGTGAGTTTTCCTCATGTTAATAGTGGAACTCTTTTTCCAGCTCTTTTAATGGCACTTGAAAAAAAAATCGGTGAGCTTGTAATTGATTCCAAGGAGCTGGGTTACACAAAGCCTGGGAGTTACATATACGAGTTCCTCTCTGAACTGAATATTACGTCTGAAACATCCAAAAAGCTTATTGAGATTATCGATAGTGCTTCTCTACTGCTCGAGGAAG GAAATTCTGGTGAAACTAAAGCTGGTGTTAAGGCAAAATCTACTGTGTCTAGATTGGAAACAATTAGAGATATGCTTGACATAATATTTAAGGGTGGTGGTCAAAACCATGCGAAGTATTATAGT TTTCATGTGAATGAATCATCTCGACAGACATCTGGTGACTCATTGCAAGTTTTCG GTAAGGCTTCAAGGACTCTTAGTTGGTGGTGTTTTAACCCAGGGCTTGCTATGGAGGAATTTCTGAAGTTGGGTGTACGCTCCATTATTTTAACTTCTGGAACTTTATCTCCCTTAGACTCGCTTGCCATGGAATTAAACCT TGAGTTCCCTGTCAGGCTAGAGAATCCTCATGTCATTTCTCAAGATCAAATCTGGGTTGGAGTTGTGCCTGTGGGGCCATCAGGACACCCACTTAATTCTTCTTATCGGACACGTGAGACTGTAAAATACAAACAAGAATTGGGCACTGTTATAG TTAATTTTGCCCGTATTGTGCCAGATGGTCTCCTTGTTTTCTTTCCTTCATATTCTATGATGGACAAGTGTATCGACTACTGGAAAAATAGG AACCATGAACATTCAGTGGATGATAGCACAATATGGCAGAGAATGTGCAAGCATAAGCAGCCAGTTATAGAGCCTAGGCAGTCTTCAAACTTCCCAAATGCAATTGAG GATTATGAGGCCAAATTACGCGATCCTTCTACTTTTGGGGCAATTTTTTTCGCAGTTTGTCGCGGCAAA GTTAGTGAGGGTCTTGATTTTGCTGACCGTGCTGGGAGAGCTGTAATAGTTACTGGAATGCCCTTCTCCACCCCGACTGATCCTAAG GTTCGGCTCAAGCGTGAGTATTTGGATAAGCAGGCTAAACCATCTAACAAAAACCCAAAG ACTTTGACAGGAGAGGAGTGGTATGTACAACAAGCAGCAAGGGCTGTCAATCAGGCTGTTGGACGCGTCATCAGACATCGCCATGACTATGGAGCAATTATTTACTGTGACGAAAG GTTTGTGTGGCCAAATTACCAATCCCAGATGTCCTACTGGCTCAAACCTTATATAAAG TGCTACTCTAAGTATGGGGAAGTAGTTCAAACATTGACAAGATTTTTCCGGGATAAAGTTTGTGTAGACCCAAAAGAGATGGACTGTAATG ATAGCGTTACACCGCCTGCAGACAAATGTCTGCCGCAGGAGATTCTATCTGACTCG CCTGCCACAGCAGTAAATGAGCACCGGGGAACTACAGCATCATTGAATGCAACCACCAGAAAAAACAACTATATGAAGTTTACCCAGATCACTCCTGCCAATCGCACTACCCTTCCTATGAAACATGGCTGTTCCACTTCTTCACAGCTCGCATCCTCAAGGGGCCAATTTTCTCAGGATTCTCAGGTTGTTGATTTGACCGATAATGCGACCATGCATGGACAATTGAAGGAACATACCTTAAAGTCTATGAGGCTTAAGAAGGCTAAAATAGCAGATGTCTCTTCACAATTGAAACATAATGTTGAGTCGAGAGCTTTGACTGGAAACCGAGGTCAACAATCTACACCTCCATCAAAAAGAAGTACCATTGAACAAGCATGTGAAAAGAATGAGGCTATTCAAGAAAGATGTGGAGGCCAGGAATCTACTACTGGACCGGCCTTCTTGAAGCTG GCTCGAGAAAAGCTCAGTACTGCAGAGTATGGAGAGTTTGTTGAATTTATGAAGGCCTTAAAATTGAAAACCATGCACATCAAAGACTCACTAGAAGCAATAGCGAAACTGTTTTCTTCTCCAGGGCGACTCACACTTCTTGAAGG GTTCAGGGTCTTCGTTTCTAAGAATCATCTTCCATTATATGAGCAGCTTGTTCGAAAATATACCATGGCTAATACATAA
- the LOC123070031 gene encoding regulator of telomere elongation helicase 1 homolog isoform X2, whose translation MPVYRIRGVDVDFPYDAYDCQITYMDRVLQSLQQVANQSQKPQHQTLPRAAHSSISSYSFSLHLLIDVQGNNALLESPTGTGKTLCLLCSTLAWRRTFGEFLRGGGGGGGGGGSQPSGSQQSGASATQSSSYPVIIYASRTHSQLRQVIKELKATSYRPKMAVLGSREQMCIHEEVSKLQGKAQNNGCHYLCKKRLCRHNNIVTDYMKNNTEIGSEPFDIEDLVNIGRTKGPCPYYISRELSKSVDILFAPYNYLIDPGNRRSLTGISWDNAVLIFDEAHNLESICADAASFDLLTSNLTSCITEAQECIQLCSFKRSIENSAEKQFDPENYAILKALLMALEKKIGELVIDSKELGYTKPGSYIYEFLSELNITSETSKKLIEIIDSASLLLEEGNSGETKAGVKAKSTVSRLETIRDMLDIIFKGGGQNHAKYYSFHVNESSRQTSGDSLQVFGKASRTLSWWCFNPGLAMEEFLKLGVRSIILTSGTLSPLDSLAMELNLEFPVRLENPHVISQDQIWVGVVPVGPSGHPLNSSYRTRETVKYKQELGTVIVNFARIVPDGLLVFFPSYSMMDKCIDYWKNRNHEHSVDDSTIWQRMCKHKQPVIEPRQSSNFPNAIEDYEAKLRDPSTFGAIFFAVCRGKVSEGLDFADRAGRAVIVTGMPFSTPTDPKVRLKREYLDKQAKPSNKNPKTLTGEEWYVQQAARAVNQAVGRVIRHRHDYGAIIYCDERFVWPNYQSQMSYWLKPYIKCYSKYGEVVQTLTRFFRDKVCVDPKEMDCNDSVTPPADKCLPQEILSDSPATAVNEHRGTTASLNATTRKNNYMKFTQITPANRTTLPMKHGCSTSSQLASSRGQFSQDSQVVDLTDNATMHGQLKEHTLKSMRLKKAKIADVSSQLKHNVESRALTGNRGQQSTPPSKRSTIEQACEKNEAIQERCGGQESTTGPAFLKLAREKLSTAEYGEFVEFMKALKLKTMHIKDSLEAIAKLFSSPGRLTLLEGFRVFVSKNHLPLYEQLVRKYTMANT comes from the exons ATGCCGGTCTACCGCATCCGCGGCGTGGACGTCGACTTCCCCTACGATGCCTACGATTGCCAGATCACCTACATGGACCGCGTTCTCCAGTCACTGCAACAGGTGGCTAACCAATCCCAAAAACCCCAGCACCAAACCCTACCCCGCGCCGCCCATTCCTCCATTTCTTCTTACTCGTTTTCACTTCATCTCCTTATCGATGTACAGGGTAATAACGCGCTGCTCGAGAGCCCGACGGGGACGGGGAAGACGCTCTGCCTGCTCTGCTCCACGCTCGCTTGGCGGCGCACCTTCGGGGAGTTTctgcggggcggtggcggcggtgggggCGGGGGAGGCAGCCAGCCATCAGGGAGCCAGCAGTCTGGGGCATCCGCGACCCAGTCATCGTCGTACCCCGTGATTATCTATGCCTCCCGGACGCATAGCCAGCTCCGGCAGGTGATCAAGGAGCTCAAGGCCACCAGCTACAG GCCGAAAATGGCAGTGCTGGGCTCCCGTGAGCAGATGTGCATCCATGAAGAAGTGAGCAAACTCCAGGGAAAAGCACAGAACAATGGTTGCCACTACCTCTGCAAGAAGCGCTTGTGCCGTCATAACAACATTGTCACTG ATTACATGAAAAACAACACCGAGATTGGGAGTGAGCCTTTTGACATTGAAGACTTGGTTAATATTGGGAGAACCAAGGGACC TTGCCCATATTACATTTCCCGGGAGCTTTCCAAGTCGGTTGATATTTTATTTGCTCCTTATAACTATCTCATTGATCCGGGAAATCGGCGTTCCTTAACTGGCATATCATGGGACAATGCAGTACTTATATTTGATGAGGCACACAATCTG GAGAGTATATGTGCAGATGCTGCCTCTTTTGACTTGCTTACCAGCAACCTCACTTCTTGCATCACGGAAGCTCAAGAATGCATCCAATTGTGTTCATTCAAGAGGTCCATTGAAAACTCTGCTGAAAAACAATTTGACCCAGAAAACTATGCTATCCTCAAAG CTCTTTTAATGGCACTTGAAAAAAAAATCGGTGAGCTTGTAATTGATTCCAAGGAGCTGGGTTACACAAAGCCTGGGAGTTACATATACGAGTTCCTCTCTGAACTGAATATTACGTCTGAAACATCCAAAAAGCTTATTGAGATTATCGATAGTGCTTCTCTACTGCTCGAGGAAG GAAATTCTGGTGAAACTAAAGCTGGTGTTAAGGCAAAATCTACTGTGTCTAGATTGGAAACAATTAGAGATATGCTTGACATAATATTTAAGGGTGGTGGTCAAAACCATGCGAAGTATTATAGT TTTCATGTGAATGAATCATCTCGACAGACATCTGGTGACTCATTGCAAGTTTTCG GTAAGGCTTCAAGGACTCTTAGTTGGTGGTGTTTTAACCCAGGGCTTGCTATGGAGGAATTTCTGAAGTTGGGTGTACGCTCCATTATTTTAACTTCTGGAACTTTATCTCCCTTAGACTCGCTTGCCATGGAATTAAACCT TGAGTTCCCTGTCAGGCTAGAGAATCCTCATGTCATTTCTCAAGATCAAATCTGGGTTGGAGTTGTGCCTGTGGGGCCATCAGGACACCCACTTAATTCTTCTTATCGGACACGTGAGACTGTAAAATACAAACAAGAATTGGGCACTGTTATAG TTAATTTTGCCCGTATTGTGCCAGATGGTCTCCTTGTTTTCTTTCCTTCATATTCTATGATGGACAAGTGTATCGACTACTGGAAAAATAGG AACCATGAACATTCAGTGGATGATAGCACAATATGGCAGAGAATGTGCAAGCATAAGCAGCCAGTTATAGAGCCTAGGCAGTCTTCAAACTTCCCAAATGCAATTGAG GATTATGAGGCCAAATTACGCGATCCTTCTACTTTTGGGGCAATTTTTTTCGCAGTTTGTCGCGGCAAA GTTAGTGAGGGTCTTGATTTTGCTGACCGTGCTGGGAGAGCTGTAATAGTTACTGGAATGCCCTTCTCCACCCCGACTGATCCTAAG GTTCGGCTCAAGCGTGAGTATTTGGATAAGCAGGCTAAACCATCTAACAAAAACCCAAAG ACTTTGACAGGAGAGGAGTGGTATGTACAACAAGCAGCAAGGGCTGTCAATCAGGCTGTTGGACGCGTCATCAGACATCGCCATGACTATGGAGCAATTATTTACTGTGACGAAAG GTTTGTGTGGCCAAATTACCAATCCCAGATGTCCTACTGGCTCAAACCTTATATAAAG TGCTACTCTAAGTATGGGGAAGTAGTTCAAACATTGACAAGATTTTTCCGGGATAAAGTTTGTGTAGACCCAAAAGAGATGGACTGTAATG ATAGCGTTACACCGCCTGCAGACAAATGTCTGCCGCAGGAGATTCTATCTGACTCG CCTGCCACAGCAGTAAATGAGCACCGGGGAACTACAGCATCATTGAATGCAACCACCAGAAAAAACAACTATATGAAGTTTACCCAGATCACTCCTGCCAATCGCACTACCCTTCCTATGAAACATGGCTGTTCCACTTCTTCACAGCTCGCATCCTCAAGGGGCCAATTTTCTCAGGATTCTCAGGTTGTTGATTTGACCGATAATGCGACCATGCATGGACAATTGAAGGAACATACCTTAAAGTCTATGAGGCTTAAGAAGGCTAAAATAGCAGATGTCTCTTCACAATTGAAACATAATGTTGAGTCGAGAGCTTTGACTGGAAACCGAGGTCAACAATCTACACCTCCATCAAAAAGAAGTACCATTGAACAAGCATGTGAAAAGAATGAGGCTATTCAAGAAAGATGTGGAGGCCAGGAATCTACTACTGGACCGGCCTTCTTGAAGCTG GCTCGAGAAAAGCTCAGTACTGCAGAGTATGGAGAGTTTGTTGAATTTATGAAGGCCTTAAAATTGAAAACCATGCACATCAAAGACTCACTAGAAGCAATAGCGAAACTGTTTTCTTCTCCAGGGCGACTCACACTTCTTGAAGG GTTCAGGGTCTTCGTTTCTAAGAATCATCTTCCATTATATGAGCAGCTTGTTCGAAAATATACCATGGCTAATACATAA